In the Mya arenaria isolate MELC-2E11 chromosome 11, ASM2691426v1 genome, one interval contains:
- the LOC128209803 gene encoding ADP-ribosylation factor K-like, with protein MGGVCSGYSVPKKVLLMGPKGSGKTTLLYGWCLPGQETMAAPTQSFNVEMVYGVRNGQMLLMWDISDISRRRQFYHGTEALVYLLDASELSNLQEVQADLRVLLRDRDMKGLPLLFVLSKADLNNMYSIPSIEKELDLENIAADRKYDWATIRQDEPTTFQVALQKLCSLVYSK; from the exons ATGGGTGGGGTATGTAGTGGTTATTCAGTTCCTAAGAAGGTACTTCTCATGGGACCGAAAGGATCag GCAAGACCACCTTGCTGTATGGCTGGTGTTTGCCAGGTCAGGAGACTATGGCGGCGCCCACACAGAGTTTCAATGTTGAGATGGTGTACGGGGTGCGCAATGGGCAGATGCTTCTCATGTGGGACATCTCCGACATATCAAGACGTCGACAGTTCTACCATGGCACTGAAG CACTGGTTTACCTCCTCGATGCCAGTGAGCTCAGTAATCTGCAGGAAGTACAGGCCGACCTCCGAGTCCTGCTAAGGGACCGTGACATGAAGGGCCTCCCGCTGCTCTTTGTGCTCAGCAAGGCCGACCTTAACA ATATGTACTCAATACCAAGCATCGAGAAGGAGCTAGATTTGGAAAACATAGCGGCGGACAGAAAATACGACTGGGCAACAATACGACAAGATGAACCCACAACATTCCAGGTTGCCTTACAAAAACTATGCAGTCTTGTTTACTCAAAATGA
- the LOC128209155 gene encoding cytoplasmic dynein 2 light intermediate chain 1-like, which translates to MTTLWDLAIEQAGKDQDDGKNAEEKNLFIVGAKNSGKTSIILRFLERNEAPKPTVALEYTYARRSKGHNMAKDIGHIWELGGGTWLSKLMDIPLNADTLENGAVMICVDLSKPEEIWFTLESLLASSRARIEAAIADARQDNPGIREALQKRALARVGEDHADRNMLDPFPVPLVIVGTKYDLFQDMDSEKRKVICKSLRFVAHTNGAVLQFFSTKIEQLVQKARAVITNHLFGTIPSKVLQTEYNKPLMVPVGLDSLQAIGNVPLSDKDVGRVNARNPVDLWKHCFTSYFPQTNTDNPSKVEDPSKDPKYAEPAIDTLRAQKEEELERYRRQSERRSQKTRYDDVAA; encoded by the exons ATGACAACCCTGTGGGATCTTGCTATTGAGCAAGCAGGCAAAGACCAAG ATGATGGAAAGAATGCCGAGGAGAAAAATCTCTTCATTGTTGGAGCAAAGAATTCT GGGAAGACTTCAATTATTCTCAGATTTTTAGAGAG AAATGAAGCACCAAAGCCCACAGTTGCCCTGGAATACACATACGCCAGAAGATCAAAGGGACATAATATG GCAAAGGACATTGGCCATATCTGGGAGCTGGGCGGGGGAACATGGCTGTCTAAACTCATGGATATTCCCCTCAATGCCGACACGCTGGA GAATGGAGCGGTGATGATCTGTGTTGACCTATCTAAGCCAGAGGAGATTTGGTTCACCCTGGAGTCTCTCCTGGCCTCATCCCGGGCTCGTATAGAGGCAGCCATTGCAGATGCAAGACAAGACAACCCAGGTATCAGGGAGGCACTCCAGAAACGGGCTCTGGCTCGTGTGGGTGAAGATCATGCGGACAGAAACATGCTGGACCCTTTTCCGGTGCCCCTTGTCATTGTTGGCACTAAGTATGATCTCTTCCAG GATATGGATTCCGAAAAGAGGAAAGTGATCTGTAAATCCCTGAGATTCGTGGCTCACACAAATGGCGCAGTGTTACAG TTTTTCAGCACGAAGATTGAACAACTTGTTCAGAAGGCGAGGGCTGTGATTACCAATCACCTGTTTGGAACCATTCCCAG TAAGGTACTACAGACAGAATATAACAAACCCCTTATGGTTCCAGTCGGCCTTGACTCACTCCAGGCTATAG GAAATGTTCCATTGTCAGATAAGGACGTTGGGCGGGTTAACGCCAG GAACCCTGTGGATTTATGGAAACATTGTTTTACAAGCTATTTTCCACAAACA AACACTGATAACCCATCTAAGGTTGAAGACCCCTCCAAGGACCCAAAATATGCTGAGCCAGCAATAGACACGCTACGGGCACAGAAGGAAGAG GAGTTGGAGCGATACCGGAGACAGTCTGAACGAAGATCGCAGAAGACTCGCTACGATGATGTGGCAGCTTAA